The following are from one region of the Sandaracinus amylolyticus genome:
- a CDS encoding glutaminyl-peptide cyclotransferase, whose amino-acid sequence MADEPRRPAATKKPSKRDRTPAPASETSERAEAGTSQPTETKPAAPARQAPSLVWLLGAIAAVVAIVLVARARRQHEAPGEELVITGRDDDRSAEPPEPERLRVNVIRSFPHASDAFTQGLLWHEGHLYESTGQYRRSSLRRVALESGEVLERRDLEPRIFAEGLARVGDRLYQLSWQEGQAFVWSLPAFEPVRTFEYEGEGWGLCHDGTHLVMSDGSDELFFRDPETFEIERRVRVRERGRPLDQLNELECVDGVVWANVWQTDRIVRIDPRTGNVTAIVDARGLLDDEEREDADVLNGIAWIPERGHFVITGKYWPRMFEVEMVPR is encoded by the coding sequence ATGGCCGACGAGCCCCGCCGCCCCGCCGCGACGAAGAAGCCCTCGAAGCGAGATCGCACGCCCGCGCCGGCGAGCGAGACGAGCGAGCGCGCCGAGGCCGGGACGAGCCAGCCGACCGAGACCAAGCCCGCGGCACCGGCGCGTCAGGCGCCGAGCCTGGTGTGGCTGCTGGGGGCGATCGCGGCGGTCGTCGCGATCGTGCTGGTGGCGCGCGCGCGACGGCAGCACGAGGCGCCGGGCGAAGAGCTCGTGATCACCGGGCGCGACGACGATCGCAGCGCCGAGCCGCCGGAGCCCGAGCGCCTGCGCGTGAACGTGATCCGCTCGTTCCCGCACGCGTCGGACGCGTTCACCCAGGGCCTCTTGTGGCACGAGGGGCACCTCTACGAGAGCACCGGGCAATATCGTCGCTCGTCGCTGCGACGCGTCGCGTTGGAGAGCGGCGAGGTGCTCGAGCGGCGCGACCTCGAGCCGCGCATCTTCGCCGAGGGCCTCGCGCGCGTGGGCGATCGCCTCTACCAGCTGAGCTGGCAGGAGGGCCAGGCGTTCGTGTGGTCGCTGCCCGCGTTCGAGCCGGTGCGCACGTTCGAGTACGAAGGCGAGGGCTGGGGCCTCTGCCACGACGGCACGCACCTCGTGATGAGCGACGGCAGCGACGAGCTCTTCTTCCGCGACCCCGAGACGTTCGAGATCGAGCGGCGCGTGCGGGTGCGCGAGCGCGGTCGCCCGCTCGATCAGCTCAACGAGCTCGAGTGCGTCGACGGCGTGGTGTGGGCGAACGTCTGGCAGACCGATCGCATCGTGCGGATCGATCCGCGCACCGGGAACGTGACCGCGATCGTCGACGCGCGCGGGCTGCTCGATGACGAGGAGCGCGAGGACGCCGACGTGCTGAACGGGATCGCGTGGATCCCGGAGCGCGGCCACTTCGTGATCACCGGGAAGTACTGGCCCCGCATGTTCGAGGTGGAGATGGTCCCGCGCTGA
- a CDS encoding GFA family protein gives MLTGSCACRAVRYEIAGELGPIVFCHCGDCRKAQGGAFAVTAPVRTSELRFVSGEDALEAYPSSPGKERVFCRRCGSPIISRRAARPDVARLRLGTLDTAIDARPVAHIFVASKAPWFEITDGLPQYAEYEPTR, from the coding sequence ATGCTCACGGGAAGCTGCGCGTGTCGTGCGGTCCGCTACGAGATCGCGGGAGAGCTCGGTCCGATCGTCTTCTGTCACTGCGGCGACTGCCGCAAGGCGCAGGGCGGCGCGTTCGCGGTCACGGCGCCGGTGCGCACGTCGGAGCTGCGCTTCGTCTCGGGCGAGGACGCGCTCGAGGCGTATCCCTCGTCGCCCGGCAAGGAGCGCGTGTTCTGCAGGCGCTGCGGCTCGCCGATCATCAGCCGTCGCGCCGCACGGCCCGACGTGGCGCGACTTCGCCTCGGCACGCTCGACACCGCGATCGACGCGAGGCCCGTCGCGCACATCTTCGTCGCATCGAAGGCCCCGTGGTTCGAGATCACCGACGGGCTCCCGCAGTACGCGGAGTACGAGCCCACCCGCTGA